The following are encoded together in the Actinoplanes sp. N902-109 genome:
- a CDS encoding AAA family ATPase, protein MGLGCPAADPAAAGPPVSAPALVVIRGNSGSGKTTTAREVRRRYGRGCALIEQDHLRRIVLREHDSEDLPTVAPGFIVTVVQAALAEGYHVVLEGMLRSRRYGGPLRRLLAGHAGPSSVFWMQVSLAETIRRHERRAEPIPVTAAEMAGWYLPMDVLGVPGEQIIEEASGFDETVTRILHDSGLAGTAALTPCPVLCPRCAGNP, encoded by the coding sequence ATGGGACTGGGATGCCCTGCTGCGGATCCTGCAGCAGCTGGACCACCGGTGAGCGCGCCGGCCCTGGTGGTCATCCGGGGGAACAGCGGTAGCGGCAAGACGACCACGGCCCGCGAGGTCCGCCGGCGGTACGGCCGCGGCTGCGCGCTGATCGAGCAGGACCATCTGCGCCGGATTGTGCTGCGTGAGCACGACAGCGAGGACCTGCCGACCGTGGCTCCGGGCTTCATCGTGACCGTGGTTCAGGCGGCGCTGGCCGAGGGCTACCACGTCGTGCTGGAAGGCATGCTTCGCTCGCGCCGGTACGGCGGGCCGCTGCGCCGGTTGCTCGCCGGGCATGCCGGGCCGAGCAGCGTGTTCTGGATGCAGGTGTCGCTGGCCGAGACCATCCGCCGGCACGAGCGGCGCGCGGAGCCGATCCCGGTCACCGCCGCCGAGATGGCGGGGTGGTACCTCCCGATGGATGTGCTGGGCGTGCCCGGGGAGCAGATCATCGAAGAGGCCAGTGGGTTCGACGAGACGGTGACGCGGATCCTGCACGACAGCGGGCTGGCCGGGACGGCGGCGCTGACGCCTTGCCCGGTGTTGTGCCCCCGGTGTGCCGGGAACCCCTGA
- a CDS encoding DUF2332 domain-containing protein, translating to MTVAERYAEFAVREAKGSSPTYERLALAVARHPALLELIATLPPGKQQPNLLFAVVRLLGGPVGDPAAFAAFVLGRWPRIEPEMLARATQTNEPGRCALLLPVLAALPQPLALLEAGASAGLNLYPDRYRYGYSGHPVGTSGPFLDCALTGIAPPTRLPEVVWRAGIDLNPLDVTSAADVAWLEALIWPEHTHRRARLRAAAAVAAADPPYLVRGDLAGDLPALAARAPRDATLVVFHTSVLYQVPPDRRSAFLALAPRLGRWLSVESPDVVPLPGLPEPPDATLHNVLALDGTPLAWAKGHGEAMTWFSG from the coding sequence ATGACGGTTGCCGAGCGCTATGCCGAGTTTGCGGTGCGGGAGGCGAAGGGCAGCTCCCCGACGTACGAAAGACTGGCTCTGGCAGTGGCCCGCCACCCGGCGTTGCTGGAGCTGATCGCGACGCTGCCGCCCGGCAAGCAGCAGCCCAATCTGCTGTTCGCCGTCGTGCGGCTGCTCGGCGGTCCGGTCGGTGACCCGGCGGCCTTCGCCGCTTTCGTGCTCGGGCGGTGGCCCCGGATCGAGCCGGAGATGCTGGCCCGGGCCACGCAGACCAACGAGCCGGGCCGGTGCGCCCTGCTGCTGCCGGTGCTGGCCGCCCTGCCACAGCCGCTGGCCCTGCTGGAGGCCGGCGCCTCCGCGGGGTTGAACCTCTATCCCGACCGCTACAGGTACGGCTACAGCGGCCACCCGGTCGGCACCAGCGGCCCGTTCCTCGACTGTGCCCTGACCGGCATCGCCCCGCCCACGCGGCTGCCGGAGGTGGTGTGGCGGGCCGGCATCGACCTGAACCCGCTGGACGTGACAAGCGCGGCAGACGTCGCCTGGCTGGAAGCGCTGATCTGGCCCGAGCACACCCACCGCCGGGCCCGGCTGCGCGCCGCCGCTGCGGTTGCCGCGGCCGATCCGCCGTACCTGGTCCGCGGTGATCTGGCCGGCGACCTGCCGGCGCTGGCGGCCCGGGCGCCGCGCGACGCCACCCTGGTGGTCTTCCACACCTCGGTGCTGTATCAGGTGCCGCCGGACCGCAGGTCGGCGTTCCTGGCGCTGGCGCCGCGGCTGGGCCGGTGGCTCTCGGTGGAGTCGCCGGACGTGGTGCCGCTGCCGGGACTGCCGGAGCCACCGGACGCCACGCTGCACAACGTGCTGGCGCTGGACGGCACGCCGCTGGCCTGGGCGAAGGGCCACGGCGAGGCGATGACCTGGTTCAGCGGATGA
- a CDS encoding serine/threonine-protein kinase yields MAEERTTPLRPRDPRRLGPYELLGRLGEGGMGTVYLARSNSGALVAVKMVRADLAHDDEFRRRFRSEVERVRQVPPFCTAEVLDADPDHEQPYLVVEYVDGPSLADVVAERGPLTAANLHSVAIGVATALTAIHGAGIIHRDLKPRNVLLAPGSPKVIDFGIARAMESSGVHTATDQMVGTVAYMAPERFGDDSSAVLTPAADVFAWGGVVAYAGTGRTPFNAGSPPATAARILTGRPDLRGLSGPLRDLVAHALEKEPAHRPTARELLDLLVTGPHRPASAAAALAHQPGLRVAAQEAQAATGYHSGRQLTAVAAPAALVGYTEDAIVTQPVSEIGYLEDSIVTQPVPGTTPSPFTRDAQPRRPWVLPAAVALLLVAALLVGGAGYLMWPRPGSTEVSADSPAPVLQDALAQERLWQPTASKPERASCSFDGALRVRRETKGVYRCRGPADAEPADVQAQVGVRLLTRDSCAAIYLRYQNLKGYQVRVCERNVYVSTHKSSAVEVLKTFPLDGAPIGLNAPPARITLSIAGGTIEILRDGELVGTMAAEDRDIRGGRVALGISTEEYAPATGPYEVAFSDITIWPARR; encoded by the coding sequence ATGGCGGAGGAGCGCACGACGCCGCTGCGTCCGCGTGACCCGCGCCGGCTGGGGCCCTACGAGCTGCTCGGACGGCTCGGCGAGGGCGGCATGGGCACGGTCTACCTGGCGCGCAGCAACAGCGGGGCGCTGGTCGCGGTCAAGATGGTGCGTGCCGACCTGGCCCACGACGACGAGTTCCGGCGCCGGTTCCGCAGCGAGGTCGAGCGGGTCCGCCAGGTGCCGCCGTTCTGCACGGCCGAGGTGCTCGACGCCGACCCCGACCACGAGCAGCCCTATCTGGTCGTGGAGTACGTCGACGGCCCCAGCCTGGCCGACGTGGTGGCCGAGCGCGGCCCGCTGACCGCGGCCAACCTGCACAGCGTGGCGATCGGGGTGGCGACCGCGCTGACCGCCATCCACGGGGCCGGCATCATCCACCGCGATCTCAAGCCGCGCAACGTGCTGCTCGCCCCGGGCAGCCCCAAGGTGATCGACTTCGGCATCGCCAGGGCCATGGAGTCCAGCGGCGTGCACACCGCCACCGACCAGATGGTGGGCACGGTGGCCTACATGGCACCCGAGCGGTTCGGCGACGACAGCTCGGCCGTGCTCACCCCCGCCGCCGACGTGTTCGCCTGGGGTGGCGTGGTGGCGTACGCGGGCACCGGCCGCACCCCGTTCAACGCGGGCTCGCCGCCGGCCACCGCGGCCCGTATCCTCACCGGCCGGCCCGACCTGCGCGGGCTCAGCGGCCCCCTGCGCGACCTGGTCGCGCACGCCCTGGAGAAGGAGCCCGCGCACCGGCCCACCGCCCGCGAGCTGCTCGACCTGCTGGTCACCGGGCCGCACCGGCCGGCCTCCGCGGCGGCGGCGCTGGCCCACCAGCCGGGGCTGCGGGTGGCCGCTCAGGAGGCGCAGGCCGCGACCGGCTACCACTCCGGACGGCAGCTGACCGCCGTGGCGGCGCCCGCCGCGCTGGTCGGCTACACCGAGGACGCCATCGTCACCCAGCCGGTCAGCGAGATCGGCTATCTCGAGGACTCGATCGTCACCCAGCCGGTGCCGGGCACCACGCCGTCGCCGTTCACCCGGGACGCGCAGCCCCGCCGCCCCTGGGTGCTGCCCGCCGCGGTGGCGCTGCTGCTGGTCGCGGCGCTGCTGGTGGGCGGGGCCGGTTACCTGATGTGGCCACGCCCGGGCAGCACCGAGGTCTCGGCCGACAGCCCGGCCCCGGTGCTGCAGGACGCGCTCGCCCAGGAACGGCTGTGGCAGCCCACCGCGAGCAAACCCGAGCGGGCGAGCTGCTCGTTCGACGGCGCGCTGCGGGTGCGCCGCGAGACCAAGGGCGTCTATCGCTGCCGCGGGCCGGCCGACGCCGAACCCGCCGACGTGCAGGCCCAGGTCGGGGTGCGGCTGCTCACCCGGGACAGCTGCGCGGCGATCTACCTGCGCTACCAGAACCTCAAGGGCTACCAGGTCCGGGTGTGCGAGCGCAACGTGTACGTGAGCACCCACAAGTCCTCGGCCGTCGAGGTGCTCAAGACGTTCCCGCTGGACGGTGCCCCGATCGGCCTGAACGCCCCGCCGGCCCGGATCACCCTGTCGATCGCCGGGGGCACCATCGAGATCCTGCGCGACGGTGAGCTGGTCGGCACCATGGCCGCCGAGGACCGGGACATCCGCGGCGGCCGGGTCGCCCTGGGCATCTCGACCGAGGAGTACGCGCCGGCCACCGGCCCGTACGAGGTGGCTTTCAGCGACATCACGATCTGGCCGGCGCGGCGCTGA
- a CDS encoding serine/threonine-protein kinase codes for MIVETAYRVNPLLRGDPERLGPYQLTGRLGSGGMGVVYLALDPAGTYVAIKLVHAQLAHDPEFRGRFRSEVERARQVPSFCTAEVLDADLDHNPPYLVVEYVDGPSLAEVVEERGPLKAAALQSLAVGVATALSGIHGAGVIHRDLKPDNVLLAPGSPKVIDFGIARAFEATSQHTRTDQMVGTVAYMAPERFSSEPGTPLTAAADVFAWGCVVSYAGTGRTPFHGDSPQATAARILTQPPHLAGLPEPLRDIVAVALSRDPADRPTARELLDLLLGDRPVPTSFAPIAPPPRRSRKNLLIAASAVLLVVAGVTATGVVLANADAGTEAPLVAASSDGGEAAGIGGPSLPAQPSPSASASASPSAAPTRPASASPAPAASRKPKTSKPVKPTPKEPTGGEPIIQDPLNQPGQWLDSEIHEQSANCYTKGVMRAGRIDRGTYQCVGPDEVIDDDFGVEVTTALQSAGSCAGIWFHWNDNGGGQVLRVCQDSFSIAADKPDSKVVYGTIPLKSRIALKKSVRVHLVVREKSAQVFRNGAYAGQVKLPAAPTGGQVRLGLSVEAVDQQPPYAVTFANVDVRSL; via the coding sequence ATGATCGTGGAGACCGCGTACCGCGTGAACCCGCTGCTGCGCGGTGACCCGGAGCGGCTCGGGCCGTACCAGCTGACCGGCCGGCTCGGCTCCGGCGGCATGGGCGTGGTCTACCTCGCGCTCGACCCGGCCGGCACGTACGTCGCGATCAAGCTCGTGCACGCCCAGCTGGCGCACGACCCGGAGTTCCGGGGCCGGTTCCGCAGCGAGGTCGAGCGTGCCCGCCAGGTCCCGTCCTTCTGTACGGCCGAGGTGCTCGACGCCGACCTCGACCACAACCCGCCGTACCTGGTGGTCGAGTACGTCGACGGCCCCAGCCTGGCCGAGGTGGTCGAGGAGCGTGGCCCGCTCAAGGCCGCCGCCCTGCAGTCGCTCGCCGTCGGGGTGGCCACCGCGCTGTCCGGCATCCACGGCGCCGGGGTGATCCACCGCGACCTCAAGCCGGACAACGTGCTGCTCGCCCCGGGCAGCCCCAAGGTGATCGACTTCGGCATCGCCCGGGCTTTCGAGGCGACCAGCCAGCACACCCGCACCGACCAGATGGTCGGCACCGTGGCCTACATGGCCCCGGAGCGGTTCTCGTCCGAGCCGGGCACGCCGCTGACGGCGGCCGCGGACGTGTTCGCGTGGGGCTGCGTGGTCTCGTACGCCGGCACCGGCCGCACCCCGTTCCACGGTGACTCGCCGCAGGCCACCGCGGCGCGCATCCTCACCCAGCCGCCGCACCTGGCCGGGCTGCCCGAGCCGTTGCGGGACATCGTCGCGGTGGCGCTGTCCCGCGACCCCGCCGACCGGCCCACCGCCCGCGAGCTGCTCGACCTGCTGCTCGGCGACCGGCCCGTCCCGACGTCGTTCGCACCGATCGCACCGCCGCCGCGCAGGTCCCGCAAGAACCTGCTCATCGCCGCCTCCGCGGTGCTGCTGGTCGTCGCCGGGGTCACCGCCACCGGGGTGGTCCTGGCCAACGCGGACGCCGGCACCGAGGCCCCGCTGGTCGCCGCGTCGTCGGACGGCGGCGAGGCCGCGGGCATCGGCGGTCCCAGCCTGCCCGCGCAGCCGTCCCCGTCGGCGTCGGCGTCGGCATCGCCGTCCGCGGCGCCCACCCGGCCGGCGTCGGCCTCGCCCGCCCCGGCCGCGTCCCGCAAGCCCAAGACCAGCAAACCGGTCAAGCCCACGCCCAAGGAGCCCACCGGCGGCGAGCCGATCATCCAGGACCCGCTCAACCAGCCCGGCCAGTGGCTGGACAGCGAGATCCACGAGCAGAGCGCCAACTGCTACACCAAGGGCGTGATGCGGGCCGGGCGCATCGACCGCGGCACCTACCAGTGCGTCGGCCCGGACGAGGTGATCGACGACGACTTCGGCGTCGAGGTCACCACCGCGCTGCAGTCGGCCGGCAGCTGCGCCGGCATCTGGTTCCACTGGAACGACAACGGCGGTGGCCAGGTGCTGCGGGTCTGCCAGGACTCGTTCTCGATCGCGGCCGACAAGCCGGACAGCAAGGTGGTGTACGGCACCATCCCGCTCAAGAGCCGCATCGCGCTGAAGAAGTCGGTGCGCGTGCACCTCGTCGTGCGCGAGAAGTCGGCCCAGGTCTTCCGCAACGGCGCGTACGCCGGTCAGGTCAAGCTGCCGGCCGCCCCCACCGGCGGGCAGGTGCGGCTGGGCCTGAGCGTCGAGGCCGTCGACCAGCAGCCGCCGTACGCCGTCACCTTCGCCAATGTGGACGTCCGGAGCCTGTGA